A DNA window from Zingiber officinale cultivar Zhangliang chromosome 3A, Zo_v1.1, whole genome shotgun sequence contains the following coding sequences:
- the LOC122050356 gene encoding uncharacterized protein LOC122050356, producing MPIPVLACFRSGSAVEASASTAAMPTWTTSVYATRLGVAALTWSCTFLGISVRAVLRLADEQGQVEGEEPFLFRIRPRFLWKRHGSRRFRFKGRGGRRRSVDFVWDLRCTVFPPWGSPEPVRKFFVAVSVDGEMLLVAGDMIDEAYKKAKIQKPPACSALVSRLEHALMREHSSGRRSHRTCVQMGGRNREISIELGAKEKGKEMWMSVEVDGEQVFHVRRLRWKFRGSERLELDGGWIIFCWDLHSWLFQSKYGGSVPSTYTVGASVPAEVGRAMFLLRFEGEPKPNTEPMDNHAGNSIYKNLLTERYNQKDGHINWSWSNSGVGGEQRKGGRKTTYSSSSISSASSASTWSVMEWVSPEEAELRRMQGISLLVYAWKN from the coding sequence ATGCCTATTCCTGTTCTGGCTTGCTTCCGGAGCGGCTCCGCCGTGGAGGCGTCGGCGTCGACAGCCGCGATGCCTACCTGGACGACCTCCGTCTACGCGACCCGCCTCGGTGTCGCAGCGCTCACCTGGTCCTGCACCTTCCTTGGCATATCAGTCCGCGCCGTTCTCCGCCTCGCCGACGAGCAAGGACAGGTCGAGGGGGAGGAGcctttccttttccgcatcaggCCGCGGTTTCTGTGGAAGCGGCACGGATCGAGGCGCTTCCGCTTCAAGGGACGCGGCGGCCGGCGCCGCTCCGTGGACTTCGTGTGGGACCTCAGATGCACGGTCTTCCCGCCTTGGGGAAGCCCTGAGCCCGTTCGGAAGTTCTTCGTCGCTGTCTCCGTCGACGGTGAGATGCTCCTTGTCGCCGGGGATATGATCGACGAAGCGTACAAGAAGGCTAAGATTCAGAAGCCCCCTGCGTGCTCTGCACTGGTATCAAGGCTGGAGCACGCGTTGATGAGGGAGCATAGCAGCGGCCGGAGGTCGCACCGGACCTGCGTACAGATGGGAGGCCGTAATCGCGAGATCTCAATCGAACTCGGGGCGAAGGAGAAAGGGAAGGAAATGTGGATGTCAGTGGAGGTTGATGGCGAGCAGGTCTTCCACGTGCGGCGCCTCCGATGGAAGTTCCGGGGGAGCGAGAGATTGGAGCTCGACGGCGGATGGATTATTTTTTGCTGGGATCTCCACAGCTGGCTTTTCCAGTCTAAGTACGGCGGATCTGTACCATCAACCTACACCGTCGGCGCCTCCGTCCCGGCAGAGGTAGGGCGCGCTATGTTCCTGCTCCGGTTCGAGGGCGAGCCGAAGCCAAACACGGAGCCAATGGATAATCACGCCGGCAATTCAATCTACAAAAATTTGTTGACCGAGAGATATAATCAAAAGGATGGGCACATTAATTGGAGTTGGAGTAACAGTGGCGTCGGTGGCGaacagaggaagggaggaaggaagACCACCTACTCGTCCTCTTCGATCTCATCGGCCTCGTCAGCCAGCACTTGGTCGGTGATGGAGTGGGTGAGCCCGGAGGAAGCTGAGCTGCGGAGGATGCAGGGCATCTCACTGCTTGTCTACGCCTGGAAGAATTAA